A single region of the Raphanus sativus cultivar WK10039 chromosome 1, ASM80110v3, whole genome shotgun sequence genome encodes:
- the LOC108815569 gene encoding auxin-responsive protein IAA18, protein MEGYTRNWFHDGKASVYNSEEKKLELKLGPPGEDEDGSSIIRHIKKEPKDKSILSLAANHFSSPSSTTTNKTTSQKRTAPGPVVGWPPVRSFRKNLTNGSSSKLGNESTSNEVVLKNQKCDDDNGREKPMGAKRQGGLFVKINMHGVPIGRKVDLNAHNSYEQLSLTVDKLFRGLLAAQKESSSFGEEEKPITGLLDGNGEYTLTYEDNEGDKMLVGDVPWHMFVSSVKRLRVIKTSEISSALTYGNGNGKQEKNRS, encoded by the exons atggaGGGTTACACAAGAAACTGGTTTCACGATGGCAAAGCCTCTGTTTACAACTCCGAAGAGAAGAAACTCGAGCTAAAGCTTGGTCCCCCTGGTGAAGACGAAGATGGTTCATCGATTATAAGACACATCAAGAAAGAACCAAAAGACAAATCTATCCTCTCTCTCGCTGCCAACCacttctcttctccttcttccaccaccaccaacaAAACCACATCTCagaaaag AACTGCTCCTGGTCCAGTGGTGGGTTGGCCTCCGGTTAGATCATTCAGGAAGAACTTAACAAATGGAAGCTCTTCAAAGCTTGGAAACGAGTCCACCTCCAATGAAGTGGTCCTCAAGAACCAGAAGTGTGATGATGATAATGGCCGAGAAAAGCCAATGGGAGCAAAGAGGCAAGGAGGCTTGTTCGTGAAGATCAACATGCACGGCGTTCCCATTGGTCGTAAAGTCGACCTCAATGCACATAATAGCTATGAACAGTTGTCTCTCACTGTCGACAAGCTCTTTAGAGGTCTTCTTGCAG CCCAAAAAGAGTCATCATCatttggagaagaagagaaaccaaTCACTGGGTTGTTGGATGGGAATGGAGAATATACTCTTACTTACGAGGACAAtgaaggagacaagatgcttgtAGGAGATGTCCCATGGCA TATGTTTGTATCTTCGGTGAAAAGGCTGCGTGTGATCAAAACCTCTGAGATTTCTTCAGCATTAACAT ATGGAAATGGAAATGGTAAGCAAGAGAAGAACAGAAGCTGA